A region from the Fundulus heteroclitus isolate FHET01 chromosome 22, MU-UCD_Fhet_4.1, whole genome shotgun sequence genome encodes:
- the gpr137ba gene encoding G protein-coupled receptor 137Ba, which translates to MEATAEEKEPSLMDEPLPTLSPAVPPFVTLGLTVVYTVFYSLLFLFIYVQLWLVLRYRHKRLSYQTVFLFLCLLWSALRTVLFSFYFRNFVTANTLGPFPFWLLYCFPVCLQFFTLSLMNLYFAQVVFKAKSKYAPELQRYRLPLYLLFLLISLVFLVVNLACALLVRMSSAEAHTVVLVRVAINDTLFVLCAVSLSLCLYKIAKMSLANIYLESKGTSVCQVTVIGAIVILLYASRACYNLVVLGLSNKSINSFDYDWYNVSDQADLQSTLGDTGYVVFGVILFVWELLPTSLVVYFFRVRKPNLDRSGSGLPGHVFSSRAYFFDNPRRYDSDDDLAWSVMPQNIQASLVADSYEWGSQTSGISAYIGSEDSFNYSRPPEELCHY; encoded by the exons ATGGAGGCCACGGCGGAGGAGAAGGAGCCGTCGCTGATGGACGAGCCCCTGCCGACTCTGAGCCCGGCCGTGCCGCCCTTTGTGACTCTGGGCCTGACGGTGGTCTACACCGTCTTCTActcgctcctcttcctcttcatctACGTGCAGCTCTGGCTGGTCCTGCGCTACCGACACAAGCGCCTCAGCTACCAGACGGTGTTCCTGTTCCTGTGCCTGCTGTGGTCGGCCCTGCGCACCGTGCTCTTCTCCTTCTACTTCAGGAACTTTGTCACAGCAAACACCCTGGGGCCCTTTCCCTTCTGGCTGCTCTACTGCTTCCCCGTCTGCCTGCAGTTCTTCACCCTCAGCCTCATGAACCTTTACTTCGCGCAG GTTGTTTTTAAGGCCAAGTCCAAATATGCGCCAGAGCTTCAGAGGTACAG GCTGCCCCTCtacctcctcttcctgctcATCAGCCTGGTGTTCCTAGTGGTGAACCTGGCGTGCGCCCTGCTGGTGAGGATGTCCTCCGCCGAGGCTCACACCGTCGTCCTCGTCAGGGTCGCCATCAACGACACGCTTTTCGTCCTGTGCGCCGTCTCGCTCTCCTTGTGTCTGTACAAGATCGCCAAGATGTCGCTGGCCAACATTTACCTGGAGTCCAAG GGGACGTCGGTGTGCCAGGTGACCGTCATAGGAGCCATCGTCATCCTCCTGTATGCGTCCAGGGCGTGCTACAACCTGGTCGTCCTGGGTCTCTCGAACAAAAGCATCAACTCGTTCGACTACGACTGGTACAACGTGTCGGACCAG GCAGATCTACAGTCGACTCTGGGTGACACCGGCTACGTCGTCTTTGGGGTGATTTTGTTCGTCTGGGAGCTGCTTCCCACGTCCCTCGTCGTGTACTTCTTCAGAGTCAGGAAGCCCAACTTGGACAGG AGCGGCTCGGGCCTCCCTGGTCACGTCTTCTCGTCCAGGGCGTACTTCTTCGACAACCCGAGGCGTTACGACAGCGACGATGATCTGGCGTGGAGCGTCATGCCTCAGAACATCCAAGCCAG TCTGGTTGCTGACAGCTACGAGTGGGGAAGCCAGACCAGCGGCATCAGCGCCTACATCGGCAGCGAGGACAGCTTCAACTACTCCCGTCCTCCAGAGGAGCTCTGCCATTACTGA